Proteins co-encoded in one Flavobacteriaceae bacterium MAR_2009_75 genomic window:
- a CDS encoding bacillithiol system protein YtxJ yields MGLFSGIFGGGSNEGNEEKTKVPWIALIGIGQLDEIVEKSKVKPQVIFKHSTTCGISRMVLNMFTSNYALSEEQMDFYFLDLHKNRDVSNEVETKFNIVHQSPQLLIIKNAQVVAHDSHGAISEVRLEEFV; encoded by the coding sequence ATGGGACTTTTTAGTGGAATATTTGGAGGAGGAAGTAATGAGGGGAACGAGGAAAAAACTAAAGTACCTTGGATAGCTCTTATCGGCATAGGGCAATTAGATGAAATAGTAGAAAAATCGAAGGTGAAACCCCAAGTTATTTTCAAACATTCTACCACCTGCGGAATTAGTAGAATGGTCTTGAATATGTTCACATCGAATTATGCGCTTTCCGAAGAGCAAATGGATTTCTATTTTCTTGATTTACATAAGAACCGTGATGTATCGAACGAGGTCGAAACTAAATTCAATATTGTTCATCAATCGCCCCAGTTACTAATAATAAAGAACGCTCAAGTAGTAGCCCACGATTCTCATGGCGCGATTTCAGAAGTAAGGTTAGAAGAATTCGTTTAA
- a CDS encoding ATP-dependent Clp protease ATP-binding subunit ClpB → MNFNNYTIKSQEALQQAQQIAQGLGHQQIENEHLFKAIGEVDENVLPFILKKLNINVGLIEQILDKELESFPKVSGGDIMLSREAGKTVTEASIIAKKMSDEFVSIEHLLLAILKSKSKIAQILKDQGATEKDLKVAIEELRGGGKVTSQSAEETYNSLDKYARNLNELADNGKLDPVIGRDEEIRRILQILSRRTKNNPMLVGEPGTGKTAIAEGLAHRIIQGDVPENLQDKIIYSLDMGALIAGAKYKGEFEERLKSVIKEVTSSDGDIVLFIDEIHTLVGAGGGQGAMDAANILKPALARGELRAIGATTLDEYQKYFEKDKALERRFQKVTVNEPDTESAISILRGIKEKYEAHHKVRIKDDAVIAAVELSQRYITNRFLPDKAIDLMDEAAAKLRMEINSKPEELDVLDRKIMQLEIEIEAIKRENDKAKLKSLNVDLANFKEERNEIFAKWESEKSVVDNIQKTKHDIEEFKSEAERAERNGDYGKVAELRYGKIKEAQEQLEKLQEELLVQQETDTLIKEEVTNEDIAEVVAKWTGIPVTKMLQSEREKLLQLEDVLHKRVVGQEEAIEAVSDAIRRSRAGLQDTKRPIGSFLFLGTTGVGKTELAKTLASYLFDDENAMTRIDMSEYQERHSVSRLVGAPPGYVGYDEGGQLTEAVRRRPYSVVLLDEIEKAHPDTFNILLQVLDEGRLTDNKGRVADFKNTIIIMTSNMGSHIIQEKFENSKNIYSATEAARVEVLGLLKKTVRPEFLNRIDDIIMFTPLSKNDISKIVRLQLDYLKKVVAKQHITIDATDEAIEYLSERGYDPQFGARPIKRVIQKEVLNKLSKELLKGSISTDSIVLIDSFENELVFRNQEELVK, encoded by the coding sequence ATGAATTTTAATAATTATACCATAAAATCACAAGAGGCCCTGCAGCAGGCGCAACAAATTGCGCAAGGCCTCGGGCACCAGCAGATAGAAAATGAACATCTCTTTAAGGCCATAGGCGAGGTCGATGAGAACGTACTTCCCTTTATCTTAAAAAAATTAAATATTAATGTAGGTCTTATAGAACAGATTCTAGACAAAGAGCTGGAGAGCTTTCCAAAGGTTTCGGGCGGTGATATAATGCTCTCACGAGAAGCGGGCAAAACCGTTACCGAAGCTAGTATCATTGCCAAAAAGATGAGCGATGAATTTGTCTCGATTGAACATCTTTTACTTGCTATTTTAAAATCAAAGAGTAAAATCGCTCAAATCTTAAAAGATCAGGGCGCTACTGAAAAAGATTTAAAAGTAGCAATAGAAGAGCTAAGGGGTGGCGGTAAGGTTACTTCGCAAAGTGCTGAAGAAACCTATAATTCCTTAGATAAATATGCAAGAAACCTAAACGAATTGGCCGACAATGGCAAACTTGACCCTGTAATCGGGCGTGATGAAGAAATTCGTAGAATTCTACAAATTTTGTCTCGTCGAACAAAGAACAACCCCATGTTGGTAGGTGAACCGGGCACTGGCAAGACCGCGATTGCCGAAGGTCTTGCGCACCGTATTATTCAGGGTGATGTACCTGAGAACCTACAAGATAAGATTATCTATTCCTTAGACATGGGGGCGTTAATCGCTGGCGCAAAATATAAGGGTGAATTTGAAGAGCGCCTAAAATCGGTAATTAAAGAAGTTACTTCATCTGACGGTGACATAGTTTTGTTCATCGATGAGATCCATACCTTAGTTGGGGCTGGTGGCGGACAGGGAGCTATGGATGCGGCGAACATTTTAAAACCTGCACTGGCACGAGGTGAACTACGTGCTATTGGAGCAACAACCTTAGATGAGTACCAAAAGTATTTTGAAAAAGATAAGGCTTTAGAAAGACGTTTTCAAAAAGTGACTGTAAACGAGCCAGATACCGAAAGTGCAATTTCTATTTTAAGGGGTATCAAAGAAAAATACGAAGCACACCACAAGGTGCGTATTAAAGACGATGCGGTAATTGCAGCGGTAGAATTATCACAACGTTACATTACCAATAGATTCTTGCCGGATAAGGCTATTGATCTGATGGATGAGGCCGCCGCTAAACTTCGCATGGAAATCAATTCAAAACCTGAAGAGTTAGATGTTCTAGACCGCAAAATAATGCAGTTAGAAATTGAGATTGAAGCCATCAAAAGAGAAAACGATAAAGCAAAGCTTAAATCGCTGAATGTTGATTTGGCGAATTTCAAAGAAGAGAGAAACGAAATTTTCGCCAAATGGGAAAGTGAAAAGTCGGTGGTCGATAACATTCAGAAAACAAAGCACGACATTGAAGAGTTCAAATCGGAGGCAGAGAGAGCTGAACGTAATGGAGATTATGGAAAAGTTGCAGAGTTGCGCTACGGGAAAATCAAAGAAGCTCAAGAACAACTTGAGAAGCTACAAGAAGAGCTTCTAGTTCAACAAGAAACCGACACCTTGATCAAAGAGGAAGTTACGAACGAAGATATCGCTGAAGTAGTCGCTAAATGGACAGGTATTCCTGTCACTAAAATGCTTCAAAGCGAACGCGAAAAGCTTTTGCAACTTGAAGATGTGCTACACAAACGTGTAGTAGGTCAAGAAGAGGCGATTGAGGCAGTTTCCGATGCCATACGTCGTAGCAGGGCCGGTCTTCAAGATACCAAACGACCTATTGGTTCCTTTTTGTTCTTAGGTACGACAGGTGTAGGTAAAACAGAACTGGCTAAAACCTTGGCGTCATACCTTTTCGATGATGAGAATGCGATGACCAGAATTGATATGAGCGAATACCAAGAGAGGCATTCGGTCAGTCGATTGGTGGGGGCACCTCCGGGGTATGTGGGTTATGATGAAGGCGGTCAATTGACCGAAGCGGTTCGAAGAAGACCTTATTCCGTTGTCTTGTTAGATGAAATCGAAAAAGCGCATCCTGATACCTTCAACATCCTCTTACAAGTTTTGGATGAAGGACGGTTGACTGACAATAAAGGTCGTGTTGCCGATTTTAAGAATACTATCATTATAATGACCAGTAATATGGGCAGTCATATTATTCAAGAAAAGTTCGAGAATAGCAAAAATATTTATAGTGCTACGGAAGCCGCTCGAGTAGAAGTACTCGGATTGTTGAAAAAAACGGTCAGGCCCGAATTCTTGAATCGAATAGATGATATTATTATGTTTACTCCGTTAAGTAAAAATGATATTTCTAAAATTGTGAGACTTCAACTGGATTATTTGAAAAAAGTGGTAGCTAAGCAACACATCACCATAGATGCAACAGATGAAGCTATCGAGTATTTATCAGAAAGAGGGTATGACCCACAATTTGGTGCTAGGCCCATTAAAAGAGTAATACAAAAAGAAGTTCTTAACAAGCTTTCAAAAGAATTACTAAAAGGCAGTATATCTACGGATAGCATAGTACTTATCGATTCATTTGAAAATGAGTTGGTTTTTCGAAATCAAGAAGAACTGGTGAAGTAA
- a CDS encoding TetR family transcriptional regulator yields MTTKAERTTSYIIETVAPIFNKLGYVGTSMSDLTEATGLTKGALYGNFENKEALAISAFEYSCKKLLSKIDEVLSIEGSSLDKIFALTDFYRHYDDFTADLGGCPVLNTGVDAQNNNKLLAAASKETIKEIEAKIALVLENGSNSNELKLPVTPLQFAKQFYTMIQGAIAMSTITRDRKYLINTIAYLDVLVKKEIKR; encoded by the coding sequence ATGACCACCAAAGCTGAAAGAACCACTTCCTATATTATTGAAACCGTAGCCCCTATATTTAATAAACTAGGATATGTAGGTACCAGCATGAGTGACCTTACCGAGGCAACCGGATTGACAAAAGGCGCTTTATATGGCAATTTTGAAAATAAAGAGGCCTTAGCAATTTCAGCATTTGAGTACAGTTGTAAAAAATTGTTATCTAAAATCGATGAGGTTTTATCGATTGAAGGCAGTTCATTAGATAAAATATTCGCCCTTACCGATTTCTACCGTCATTATGATGATTTCACCGCTGATTTAGGAGGATGCCCTGTACTCAATACAGGTGTAGACGCACAAAACAACAACAAACTTCTTGCCGCAGCAAGCAAAGAGACTATTAAAGAAATTGAAGCTAAAATTGCTCTGGTTCTCGAAAACGGCTCCAATAGCAATGAACTGAAACTACCAGTTACTCCCTTACAATTCGCCAAACAATTTTATACTATGATCCAGGGAGCAATCGCAATGTCTACGATTACACGAGATAGAAAGTATCTTATTAACACAATTGCCTATCTAGACGTGTTGGTCAAAAAGGAAATTAAAAGGTAG
- a CDS encoding type IX secretion system PorP/SprF family membrane protein, whose protein sequence is MMKITSLLILLSFSLIAYGQREERLPADLRQHNLTTYNASLFNPAFSLDRNNAESVAFWSRWQWQSIDGDPTTIFLNYTRKLNSKSAAGLAFFQQNTGIFFNTGGAVNYAHQFELNDLVKLSLGVNIFAFKQELANNSFQIDPNLPLPLPTITDDFIIQMAPGASISVERLTLSLASENLIDYNFNAKEGNTAKEDKIFMSLLSYDFPLTLGAATNAFLRPSMYLRTIPGQSNQIGFYSLLNTDKYWGQLGYNNFYGYGIGVGGTFFKHLSIGALVELGTSASISKDASFELMAAYFLGKPDERHKVVGFDIEEDEGIILQLNQEEKDQQMREELEKAEKIAESEKNISKEAKKAAREKDKEERRQEKRVRDSIADIEKEAVLAAKELKREQEQEAKAKEKEALAKVEKSAEKEQEVIKQEEALANVRREEQTRKLDSINKAKQTEALAEARRVAEERRRDSIAKVELAKRKAELVEQSEADQPQKGEKYEEVQTEDGLEPGYYLIANVFGTKKYFDAFMADLRSKGLSPGSFQRNKNNYHYAYLQRFDTMREARQARDSKYGGKYAGNTWIFRVVGN, encoded by the coding sequence ATGATGAAAATTACTAGCCTGTTAATTTTGCTAAGTTTTTCTTTGATTGCGTACGGTCAAAGAGAAGAGCGCTTACCTGCCGATTTAAGACAACATAATTTAACGACTTATAATGCCAGCTTGTTTAATCCTGCTTTTTCTTTAGATAGAAACAATGCAGAATCGGTAGCATTTTGGTCTAGATGGCAATGGCAGAGTATAGATGGTGACCCTACAACGATATTCTTAAACTATACCAGAAAATTAAATTCAAAGTCAGCTGCCGGGTTGGCATTCTTTCAGCAAAATACAGGTATTTTTTTTAATACGGGTGGAGCGGTTAATTATGCTCATCAATTTGAATTAAACGATTTGGTAAAATTGTCATTAGGAGTCAATATTTTTGCCTTTAAACAAGAGTTGGCCAATAATAGCTTTCAAATCGACCCCAATCTTCCTTTACCACTGCCGACGATTACCGACGATTTTATAATTCAAATGGCGCCTGGAGCAAGTATATCGGTCGAACGTCTTACCTTGAGTCTGGCCTCTGAAAATTTAATCGATTATAATTTCAATGCTAAAGAGGGAAATACCGCCAAAGAAGATAAAATATTCATGTCGTTGTTGTCATATGATTTTCCCTTAACTCTAGGGGCGGCAACGAATGCTTTTTTAAGACCCTCTATGTACTTGAGAACTATTCCCGGTCAATCAAATCAAATCGGATTTTATTCATTGCTGAATACTGATAAATATTGGGGTCAATTAGGTTATAATAACTTCTATGGTTACGGTATTGGGGTAGGAGGCACTTTTTTTAAACATCTTTCTATTGGAGCTTTGGTCGAGCTAGGCACAAGTGCTTCCATTTCTAAAGATGCCTCTTTTGAACTTATGGCGGCCTATTTTTTAGGCAAACCGGACGAAAGACATAAGGTTGTAGGTTTTGATATCGAAGAAGACGAGGGCATCATTCTTCAATTAAACCAAGAAGAGAAAGACCAGCAGATGCGAGAAGAGCTCGAAAAAGCCGAAAAAATAGCTGAAAGCGAAAAAAACATATCTAAAGAAGCTAAGAAGGCGGCTAGAGAAAAGGACAAAGAAGAGCGAAGACAAGAAAAACGGGTTCGTGATTCAATCGCCGATATCGAAAAAGAAGCTGTATTGGCTGCTAAAGAACTTAAGCGTGAGCAAGAACAGGAAGCCAAAGCCAAAGAAAAAGAGGCTTTAGCCAAGGTCGAGAAAAGTGCTGAAAAAGAGCAAGAAGTAATAAAACAAGAAGAAGCTTTGGCAAATGTTCGCCGAGAAGAACAAACCCGTAAATTAGATTCTATCAATAAGGCCAAACAAACAGAGGCACTGGCAGAAGCTCGCCGGGTAGCTGAAGAGCGCAGGCGTGATTCTATCGCCAAAGTAGAACTAGCTAAGCGCAAAGCTGAACTAGTGGAGCAAAGTGAAGCTGACCAGCCTCAAAAGGGTGAGAAATATGAGGAAGTTCAAACCGAAGATGGGTTAGAGCCTGGTTACTATTTAATTGCCAATGTATTCGGCACAAAGAAATATTTTGATGCTTTCATGGCCGACCTGAGAAGCAAAGGATTGAGCCCCGGGTCATTTCAAAGAAACAAGAACAATTATCACTACGCCTACTTACAACGTTTTGATACTATGCGAGAAGCTAGACAAGCTAGAGACAGTAAATATGGTGGTAAGTATGCCGGAAATACTTGGATATTTAGGGTAGTCGGTAACTGA
- a CDS encoding broad specificity phosphatase PhoE, protein MKGIQIIQVVVLFLFIVGCKDNQKKVEPLNVDQTVSTFYFVRHAEKDRSNPEDPDPELDQRGLGRAMHWAEILDDVELDAIYSTDYQRTSMTAAPISIKKDLDVQYYEPQTIDIEQFKADNLNKTVLVVGHSNTTPDFANKVMGEDVFYEMDDSDNGSLFIVQLVGNKATSQRLHISCNCPKDRE, encoded by the coding sequence ATGAAAGGCATTCAAATCATTCAAGTTGTAGTACTTTTCCTATTCATTGTAGGTTGTAAAGATAATCAAAAAAAGGTGGAACCGTTGAACGTAGACCAAACCGTTTCAACTTTTTACTTTGTAAGACATGCGGAAAAAGACCGTTCGAACCCAGAAGACCCAGATCCTGAACTTGATCAACGTGGACTAGGCAGGGCGATGCATTGGGCCGAAATCTTGGATGACGTTGAACTAGATGCCATTTATTCAACCGACTATCAAAGAACTTCGATGACCGCAGCACCTATTTCTATTAAGAAAGACCTTGATGTTCAGTATTACGAACCACAAACTATCGATATTGAGCAATTTAAAGCCGATAATTTAAATAAAACAGTTTTGGTTGTTGGTCATAGCAACACCACGCCCGATTTTGCAAACAAGGTTATGGGAGAAGATGTGTTTTATGAGATGGATGACTCTGATAACGGCAGTCTGTTTATAGTACAGCTTGTGGGTAACAAAGCGACTTCTCAACGACTTCATATTAGTTGCAACTGCCCAAAAGATAGAGAGTAA
- a CDS encoding SsrA-binding protein, whose translation MMVQKNINIKNKKAKFEYEFLDTYVAGIVLAGTEIKSIREGKASISQSFCEFNNRGEMFVINMQVDEYSHASHFNHRPKAERKLLLHKGELKKLRKEVSTSGLTIVPLNLFVNDRGLAKVKIALAKGKKLHDKRETIKDRDNKRNLARIKKSFNN comes from the coding sequence ATGATGGTTCAAAAGAACATCAATATAAAGAATAAGAAGGCTAAGTTCGAATACGAATTTTTAGACACTTATGTTGCGGGCATTGTTTTAGCCGGTACGGAGATTAAATCTATTCGAGAAGGAAAAGCCTCCATTTCCCAAAGTTTCTGTGAGTTCAATAATCGAGGGGAAATGTTTGTAATCAACATGCAAGTCGATGAATACTCACATGCCTCGCACTTCAATCACAGACCAAAGGCCGAAAGAAAACTTTTATTACACAAAGGCGAACTCAAAAAACTTAGAAAAGAGGTTTCTACGAGCGGATTAACCATTGTACCGCTCAATCTGTTCGTTAATGACCGAGGGCTTGCTAAAGTTAAGATTGCACTTGCCAAGGGTAAAAAACTTCACGACAAAAGGGAAACTATAAAAGACAGAGACAACAAAAGAAACTTGGCTCGAATCAAAAAAAGTTTCAATAACTGA
- a CDS encoding protein-L-isoaspartate(D-aspartate) O-methyltransferase encodes MKDTFKHRGMRNKLAEVLVKKGITDTKVLSAIKTIPRHLFMDSSFEGHAYQDKAFPIAADQTISQPYTVAFQTQLLQVKPGHQVLEIGTGSGYQTAVLLHLKAKVFTIERQQELFKKTKLFFGKMGYRPKKNIFGDGYKGLPTDAPFDSIVVTAGAPEVPKPLMAQLKIGGRLVIPVGASDQVMTLFIRKSEKEFEKKEFGSFRFVPLLENKN; translated from the coding sequence TTGAAAGATACCTTCAAGCATAGGGGAATGCGAAATAAGCTCGCCGAAGTACTGGTGAAAAAAGGTATTACCGATACCAAAGTACTTAGTGCAATTAAAACGATACCTAGGCATTTGTTTATGGATAGTAGTTTTGAGGGGCACGCTTATCAAGATAAAGCATTTCCCATAGCGGCAGACCAAACCATTTCACAACCTTACACAGTGGCATTTCAAACTCAACTATTGCAAGTGAAACCTGGTCACCAGGTATTGGAAATAGGCACCGGAAGCGGTTATCAAACGGCGGTATTACTTCACCTAAAGGCTAAAGTATTTACTATTGAAAGACAGCAGGAGCTATTCAAGAAAACCAAACTTTTTTTTGGTAAAATGGGCTATCGCCCTAAAAAGAATATTTTTGGTGATGGCTATAAAGGTTTACCAACTGATGCCCCATTTGATTCGATTGTGGTAACTGCAGGTGCACCCGAGGTACCAAAACCACTAATGGCACAATTAAAAATCGGTGGTCGTCTAGTTATACCTGTCGGTGCGAGCGATCAAGTTATGACGCTATTTATTCGTAAATCGGAGAAGGAATTTGAAAAAAAAGAATTCGGTTCATTTCGATTTGTGCCTTTATTGGAAAATAAAAATTAA
- a CDS encoding putative dehydrogenase gives MLKVGVLGAGHLGKIHLRLLNESKKYELIGFYDADAINGKKVADEFGYQYFDNINTLIDAVEVVDIVTPTLSHFDCAKKAIQKGKHIFIEKPITNTIEEAFELLKLKKQHGVKGQVGHVERFNPAFSAVKAQIKDPMFIETHRLAEFNPRGTDVPVVLDLMIHDIDAILSVVDSEVRQINASGVSVISKSPDIANARIEFENGCVANLTASRISLKNMRKSRFFQKDAYISVDFLEKKVEVVKMKNAPEVAGDFDMILQNAEGEKKQIYFENPDIIKNNAILDELESFSDSIINNTEPIVTLEQGTNALKIALQIIDSFRTDASLS, from the coding sequence ATGTTAAAAGTTGGGGTTTTGGGCGCCGGTCATTTGGGTAAAATCCATCTACGATTGCTCAACGAGTCGAAAAAATATGAACTTATAGGATTCTACGATGCCGATGCTATCAACGGAAAAAAGGTAGCCGATGAATTCGGGTACCAATATTTCGACAATATCAATACGCTAATCGATGCCGTAGAGGTCGTAGACATAGTCACCCCTACCCTTTCACATTTTGATTGTGCTAAAAAAGCGATTCAAAAGGGGAAGCATATTTTTATAGAAAAACCGATAACAAATACCATTGAAGAAGCCTTTGAGTTATTAAAATTGAAAAAACAACATGGTGTAAAAGGTCAGGTGGGTCATGTTGAGCGATTTAACCCTGCCTTTTCGGCGGTAAAGGCCCAAATCAAAGACCCCATGTTTATCGAGACCCATAGATTGGCCGAATTTAATCCCAGAGGAACTGATGTACCCGTGGTTTTAGATTTAATGATTCATGATATCGATGCTATTTTAAGCGTTGTCGATTCAGAGGTAAGGCAGATAAATGCCAGTGGTGTTTCGGTAATCAGCAAGTCGCCTGATATTGCCAATGCACGTATCGAATTTGAAAATGGTTGTGTAGCAAATCTAACCGCGAGTAGAATATCGCTCAAAAACATGAGGAAGTCCCGGTTTTTTCAAAAGGATGCCTACATTTCCGTTGATTTTTTAGAGAAAAAGGTAGAGGTTGTAAAAATGAAGAACGCCCCAGAGGTCGCAGGCGATTTTGATATGATTTTGCAAAATGCGGAAGGTGAGAAAAAACAAATTTATTTTGAGAATCCTGATATAATTAAAAATAATGCTATTCTCGATGAGTTAGAAAGTTTTTCTGATTCGATCATCAATAATACAGAACCAATCGTTACTCTTGAGCAAGGTACAAATGCCCTAAAAATTGCACTGCAGATTATTGATTCTTTTAGAACCGATGCTAGTCTTAGTTAA
- a CDS encoding DNA polymerase-3 subunit epsilon, with protein sequence MYAILDIETTGGKFNEEGITEIAIHKFDGHKVVDKFISLVNPEKDIQPFVVNLTGINNKMLRTAPKFHEVAKRIVEITDSSVIVAHNAQFDYRILRTEFRRLGYNYERKTLCTVDLSKKLIPEAESHSLGKLVRSLGIPVSDRHRANGDALATLKLFKVLLSKDSDKTIVKDIIREKEHGELSDRQLDIVESLPSETGIYYMHDKDGEVLYLGKSSNIKKRVNQHFTNNGSRSRQLQKATKKVTFEKTGSELVALLKENEELRINRPRFNPKQPKTLFSHGVIVKTNSDGYLTLVAEKLKDSDEALTTFNSLAGAKNFIFKTTEELELCPKLNGISEAKKNCSDYDSGDCYGACIKKESIENYNKRVSAAVNKYSLDNKNIIIIDKGREVGEYSAVLIKNGTFKGFGFYDLNHQINNIHILESIIVPMKGDENTSHIIETYLRKRRVLKILELSN encoded by the coding sequence ATGTACGCAATACTCGATATAGAGACCACGGGAGGAAAATTTAATGAAGAAGGCATTACAGAGATTGCCATTCACAAATTCGATGGTCATAAGGTTGTAGATAAGTTTATAAGTTTAGTCAATCCCGAAAAAGATATTCAGCCATTTGTTGTCAATCTTACGGGAATCAACAACAAAATGTTACGTACAGCACCTAAATTTCATGAGGTAGCCAAGCGCATAGTCGAAATTACCGATTCTAGTGTAATTGTGGCCCACAATGCGCAATTCGATTATAGAATACTTCGAACCGAATTTAGAAGGTTGGGGTATAATTATGAAAGAAAAACACTCTGCACAGTAGACCTTTCTAAAAAACTGATTCCAGAAGCAGAGTCACACAGTCTAGGCAAACTTGTGCGCTCATTGGGCATACCTGTGAGCGATCGACATCGGGCCAACGGAGATGCACTGGCTACATTAAAACTGTTTAAGGTTTTGCTCTCCAAAGATTCAGATAAAACCATCGTAAAAGATATTATCAGAGAAAAAGAACATGGTGAACTTTCTGATAGACAGTTAGACATTGTTGAATCACTACCGTCTGAAACCGGCATATATTATATGCACGATAAAGATGGTGAAGTTCTATATTTAGGTAAGAGTAGTAATATAAAAAAACGTGTTAATCAACACTTTACCAACAATGGCAGTCGATCAAGACAACTTCAGAAAGCTACCAAAAAAGTTACATTTGAAAAAACAGGTAGCGAACTAGTCGCTCTTCTAAAAGAAAATGAAGAATTAAGAATAAATCGACCCAGGTTCAACCCTAAGCAGCCCAAAACCTTATTTTCTCACGGAGTTATCGTGAAGACAAACAGTGATGGCTACCTTACCTTGGTAGCAGAAAAATTGAAAGATAGCGACGAAGCCTTAACCACATTTAACAGTTTGGCCGGGGCTAAGAATTTCATTTTCAAAACTACTGAAGAACTTGAGCTCTGCCCTAAACTCAATGGAATTTCAGAAGCGAAAAAAAATTGTTCGGATTATGATTCAGGTGATTGTTATGGCGCTTGTATTAAAAAAGAGTCTATAGAAAATTACAATAAACGCGTAAGTGCCGCAGTAAATAAGTATTCACTTGACAATAAGAATATTATTATCATTGACAAGGGTCGAGAAGTAGGAGAGTATAGCGCGGTTCTAATTAAAAATGGTACCTTCAAAGGGTTTGGTTTCTACGACCTCAATCATCAAATTAATAATATTCATATCTTAGAATCGATAATCGTTCCCATGAAGGGCGATGAAAATACTTCACACATCATTGAAACATACCTTAGAAAAAGACGGGTATTAAAGATTTTAGAGTTAAGCAACTAG
- a CDS encoding voltage-gated potassium channel, whose translation MRDSKPDKGWKHRVHEIIYEADTPLGKWFDILLFILIIISVLLVMLESVRWIDAKYHKTLFVLEWVVTVFFTIEYIARIISIKKPSKYIFSFYGIIDFFSTIPLYLSYIFAGSQVLLAIRAFRLLRVFRILKLVRFLGEASQLKRALKASRAKITVFLFAVLILSVILGTVMYLIEGDEAGFTSIPTSIYWTIVTLTTVGYGDIAPITPQGQLIATIIMLVGYGVIAVPTGIVTVEFGKQGQDQQKKSSGEKHFVHVNTQACTTCAKEGHRDDATHCYNCGSKL comes from the coding sequence TTGAGAGATAGTAAACCTGATAAGGGCTGGAAACATAGAGTCCACGAAATAATATATGAAGCCGACACCCCATTGGGTAAATGGTTCGATATTCTTTTGTTCATTTTGATTATAATTAGTGTTTTGCTGGTTATGTTAGAAAGTGTCAGATGGATTGATGCTAAATATCATAAGACTCTATTTGTTTTAGAATGGGTCGTTACCGTATTCTTCACCATTGAATATATTGCTCGAATTATTAGTATTAAAAAGCCATCAAAATATATTTTTAGCTTTTACGGCATTATTGATTTCTTTTCTACCATTCCCCTCTACCTCTCGTATATCTTTGCGGGATCACAAGTACTTTTGGCCATTCGCGCCTTTAGATTACTTCGGGTTTTCCGAATTTTAAAACTTGTTCGTTTTCTAGGCGAAGCTTCACAATTAAAACGCGCCTTAAAAGCAAGCCGTGCAAAAATTACAGTATTTCTATTCGCAGTATTGATTTTATCGGTGATACTAGGTACTGTAATGTATTTGATTGAAGGTGATGAAGCTGGCTTCACCAGTATACCTACGAGTATTTACTGGACCATAGTGACCCTTACTACTGTAGGATATGGAGATATCGCACCAATCACCCCTCAGGGTCAGCTTATAGCCACCATTATCATGTTGGTCGGTTATGGCGTAATCGCCGTACCAACTGGTATAGTTACCGTAGAATTTGGAAAACAAGGGCAAGACCAACAAAAAAAATCTTCGGGAGAAAAACATTTCGTTCATGTAAATACTCAAGCCTGCACCACATGTGCCAAAGAGGGTCATAGAGATGATGCCACCCACTGCTATAACTGCGGAAGCAAGCTCTAA